One window of Phycisphaeraceae bacterium genomic DNA carries:
- a CDS encoding glycosyltransferase family 2 protein, translating to MRVLVAIPVYNEAKYVTSVLERVRQHATNILVIDDGSTDDTPTLVSKQPVEVIRHAVNRGYGRSLRDAFRWGSCYDFDWVLTMDCDEQHEPERIGDFLEAMHRDDTDIISGSRYLAPEAESIGAPPQDRKAINRTITHEINERLGSRFGAHITDAFCGFKAHHVSAMKKLKLTETGYAFPMQFWVQAAANNLRITEIPVTLIYNDPSRSFGGVLDDAQHRLAHYRSVLHDELRICADKLPAEALVDIAEPVVTTSCTNGCCRR from the coding sequence ATGAGAGTGCTGGTCGCCATCCCCGTCTACAACGAGGCGAAATATGTGACGAGCGTGCTCGAACGTGTCCGCCAGCACGCAACGAACATCCTCGTGATTGACGACGGCTCAACAGACGACACGCCGACACTTGTTTCCAAACAACCCGTTGAGGTGATCCGCCACGCGGTCAATCGCGGGTATGGCAGATCATTGCGCGACGCGTTCCGATGGGGAAGCTGTTACGATTTTGACTGGGTGCTGACGATGGACTGCGACGAGCAGCACGAACCCGAGCGCATCGGCGATTTTCTGGAAGCGATGCATCGCGACGACACAGACATTATCTCCGGCTCGCGCTATCTCGCGCCCGAAGCAGAGTCCATCGGCGCGCCGCCACAGGATCGCAAAGCGATCAATCGCACGATCACACACGAGATCAACGAACGTCTCGGATCGCGATTTGGCGCGCACATCACCGATGCCTTCTGCGGGTTCAAAGCCCATCACGTCAGCGCGATGAAAAAGCTCAAACTCACGGAAACAGGCTATGCGTTTCCGATGCAGTTCTGGGTGCAGGCTGCAGCAAACAATCTCCGCATCACAGAAATTCCCGTCACGCTTATTTACAACGATCCGTCGCGTTCGTTCGGCGGCGTGCTCGACGACGCACAGCACCGGCTCGCACACTACCGCTCAGTGTTGCACGACGAGCTGCGCATCTGCGCAGACAAACTGCCCGCCGAAGCACTTGTGGATATAGCAGAGCCTGTTGTTACAACCAGCTGCACGAACGGGTGTTGTCGCCGGTGA